Genomic DNA from Schistosoma haematobium chromosome 1, whole genome shotgun sequence:
TAATTTAATAGGGTTTAAGATGTTACCAATGTAGAACTCATTGATGAATTACGGTCCGAAACAAGGAAACCACTGGCTGCGTGTGGAGTTACAGGAACCCATCTTTCCTTATAAGAAGAACCTTCAACAGACCATGATAAAGATGGATCTACACTACAAGACTAAAATTAAAATACATATTGTAAAAAATTTAGAAAATGTATTTATGGTACCAGTATAGTCTTCACTCggttaatgaatattattaatttaattaactaGTAATTCTGATAGCCAATTTTTCTCCTGTTTCATATCAGAATGAATCACAATAGTAGTAATCATAGAAGAAACACAACACCTAACGTAACTAAATTATTTGGAAGCTAATCACTAACATTAGCCACCTTAGTATCTTGAGGTATCCTGGTTTATTGTCGGTCCTAAGCCCAAAGAGAGGAGGGTTAAGCACGTGGTCAGAAACCCCATCCGGTAGAAAACAACCCTAACAACAAACGTTTGCCAGAAAGTCTTATAAagcatttaaactctgtcctgcgACTTGAAGAATATCTATGTAGGAGGATTATCACGCCTCATTCTTCGtcagtcacgaggccgatgccccttctaaaaACCACAGCAACAATGAATATAGGTATATGGGACGTACGCACAACGTGAGAAACCGGGAGGAAATGACGAGGTACAACTTGGCGACGATCGGAATCAGTGAAATCCATTCGACCCAAGCTGGATAGAAAAGGATAGATTCGGGAGGGATGCTGCTGTAGttcggtcacgaagaggaaaatgcttcaAGCACTCAGAGAGTTATTCTGGtcctgtccaaagaagcacgaaaagcaactataggatgggaatctcatggatgaGCAATCATCAGAGAATAATTCAAAACAAtgaagggaatcacaatgaatgttgtccaatgttatgcacccaccaatgataacaaCGACGACGATAAAGGTGTTTTATGAAGTTGCAGTCGATCGTAGAGTACTGCCTATGATCTGACCATCGTGATGGGAGAACTAAACGCCTAAGTCGGGATGGTCAACACCagttatgaagatatcatgggacgacatggactgggagaaagaaacaaaaatggtgacagatttgcaaatttatgtgcgTTCAATAAAATGGTTATAGGCGAAACAATATTCCCCATACctgcatacacaaagctacatgagtCTTACAAGATCACGCTACAGAGAACCAGACTGATCGTATTTGCAACACTAAAAAATTCAGATCAATGGAAGAAGTGAGAAGAAATAGAGCTGGAATAGCTTCAAATCATCAATTGCGTGTGGTCCAGATGAGGCTGAAGTTaaaaaagcactggacaactgaaGAAACagtattacaaaggttcaatacagcctttcttcaagatactgacaaactcaactaaTTCCAGATAGGTCGCAGCAACAGGTTCCAAACTTTACAAAATCTACTCACAGAACAACTAAATAGAGATTGAAGCACAAACTTCAACGTGCTAGGCcgcaagaagcaccatcacaaagaATGGTTCTATATAGATACCCTAAGCAAGATTCAAAAAAGTTGCAAGAGAAGGAGATATGATACAATGAAGAAATAAGCAGGGAAATATTATAAACCCGAGCGACCAGACAAGGATGAAGATGCAGAcaatcagtgtagcagcagcctctgtagcaataggcctcaacatacacaaggcaaaaagcaacatcctcaaatacaacacacagGACACCAACACAATCTCACTTGATGGAggagctctggaagaggtggaaattatcacgtatctgggtagcaccatcgatgaacaaggaggattcgATGCAGGTGTgcaggtgaggattggcaaagcaacagCCGCACTCCTACAGTtgaaggacatatggaactcaaaaccactgtcaaccaatatcaaagtgagaatcttcaatacgaacgtaaagacagttctaccgtacggagctgaaacttcgggAACTACCACAACCGTCATTAAgaaggtacaggtatttataaagcATTGTCTTCGTAAGATACCGAATGTCTGttagtcggataccatcagcaacgaactactgtggtagagaacaaagcAACTCCCAactgaagagggaattaggaaaagacactggaggtggacaggacatacattgaggaaatcatccagTTGAATCACGAGGGAAGCCCTGACTTAGAGTCATGAAGGTAAACGGAAAGGAGGAAGATTGACGAAGAGATTGCGTCGacaattggaagcagacatgaaaagaatgaataggatctggaagaactggaaaggattgttcaaaAACAGATTTCGATTaagaatgctagtcggcggcctATCCTCACCCAaggattaacaggcgtaagtccTGTACACATAACAACAGCTCAAGAAAACTGTATAATACCTTGTTGTTACTCCTTTTGTTTATAACTCCTGGATTATATTTTTTGAGCATAAATAGCTTTACTTCGTTCAGTAGTTTTGAGATCTAGAAAACATACTTGTGCCTCTGTTTGAGCAACCAATTAAGGGGAAATAAAGacgatttatttaccgctacaggggAAATGTAGCTTTTTCGCCTTCACGTCGGTTATTTAGGGGAGCATGATTTCTGAGCAATACTACCTACGGACATACTCTTTATTGTATACTTATTCGAAACAGTAAAGCGAAGTTATTTCTGTGACTAAACTGACAAattgaatcagtcagtcagtcagtaacaacgtagaacttcgtacgtacgtacatcagttcgagttgccacaccacattagcacagagatgcagttgtcgattcaaatcccgtagttgtagaggcggtaagagtataagcagtaatcggaaagattagggtttggagatgttatttaaagagtttaATCCAGGGAAATAAaattggaaagagaaaaaagaaagggacatgaagaattcagattagaatttgggagaacacaaagagtggatgcacctgcgccattgcaaacgatttcgagccatgtcattcagggtctctaaccatcggttgctatcatctcgcggtccccaaccaggtagtctacacctaccaacatgactcagtccacttgccagtgacttcatggacttgtgccatgttttgatctggccgtCCCTAGAtttcttctaacctactcctataccactgaacatagcacgtcgaggtagtcggtggttgggcatacgtaacacgtgtcccagccatctcaactgatgaagtttcactacctcatcaattgatttgccatccttacctagtacccgtttcctaacaactgtgttacttactcgatggtcccaggatatacgagcaatgtttcgaagacacctatgatcgaatactagtaacctacggatatcctctactcttaccggctatgtttcactgccataaagtaggacggaacgaactgctgtacagtaaacacgtcctttggttgatagacggatatctcgcctacgccataaatgacgcaagttggtaaaagctagtcgagccttctgtatccgtgctgagatttcgtcacacaccagaccacaagggctgatgagacttccaagataagtgaagcggtcgacacactcaactacttcactccctatcactagttcgggtgtcgatgtaacccaatcctgaagcaacattttgcatttcgagggaaagaatcgcatcccgaacaagcttgcattgttgcttagagtggtcagaagactctgcattttgtcagcttcttcgccaaataaaactatgtcatctgcatattccaagtcaacaagtgaacctcccggtaggagttcaacccctggaaatttagatgaggagagtgttatctctaaaagtacgtcgaccacaaagttgaacaagaatggggagagtggacagccctgacgaacaccacttgaggtaatcaattctgacgacagttcgccataagctctcactctaccagttgtgttcgagtattGAATAGGGTTAATATACGCAACATCCTCTTGAAAAACTAAATGCACAAAGACGAGGTTATTAGACAAAAACCTAATAAACCTACGCATTTATCTTCGTACATTATCTAGAGCAGAAAACTGGTGGCATACAAAACCTTTCAAAATCAGGAATTCGAACTGGTTCGGAGCGAATCCTTCAAGTTTCGAAAAGTTGATGAACAACACGGACTTACAAATAACATTAGTTTATCGAAGGCATCAACCTTTTCTATACCCATTTTCAAAGATCTAACCCGCATCTTCTGGAACACAGAATTTTTTGAATTGACCGAGTAAATGACCACGGCTACATAGGATTtcataattatataatatatgATATCATATAGCAGTAGGAGTGAAGTTATCGGGAtgtttcgtttttactaaaggCTTCCGCGTTTATTACAccttttctgaaaataatttaagatACAAAACATAGATAAACTTGTGAGATCCACTAATAATTCGTTTTATATATTTCACATTGAATGGTGAGAACACGATGTCTCGCTAGTTTCTTCCAATTAATCCGGCCTTCAGTCCACCTGATTTAATTAAAATCACTTGGCAACGCTCCTAGGGTATCGTCCACTGATAAAGGTTGcgagcacttgaaggtcaaactgtTGCAAGCTGATTGATGCACCACATCGACAATTCGTGAAGTTTGTCAGAAGCGGTCAAATCAAGACATTTTTAGATTTGGATTGAGTTCAGCCACaccatgtctgataacgttCATCCTACAAGTAACGAAGACGACACCATCGTGATGATGCATGATATAGAACGAATCTTCAGTGATATTAAGTTATTTTGACGGTTTACAAGTTGGGCCAATTTTGAGACGTGTTTGAAATAAGTACATAAGGTAATATATCCCAAGCTGCCAGCCTTgtggaaattttggggaaatccccaaagtgaaATAGCCTTCCCCAATGTTTGGGGAAATTTCGGGGTTTTCAtctcatttccccaaaatttactatagcggcttctCCAAAATTgaccaaattttccccaaagttggcagCTTGGGGTATTATCTTATCATATGACTTCTgtggttaataattatttttgtagTAGACGCATACTGAGTACGTTATGTCGGTACGTAAAAAAAGCAGTGATGACCCAACGCTAAAGTATTTTTTCGTGAAATATGTCTGTAGATATAGACGTGAACGCAGTTCGTCAGAGTCAGATGCTTGTGTTCAGGATGTAGATGATGACAGTGATCATCATTCTTCCGAAGAGCATACAACTTCTAACTCGCCACAGCAACCTAGACAAAGAAGACGGCGTCGGTCATCTACGTATGCTttacttcaaatgaatttatccttCAGGTCGAAATATTGCCATTGTCAATCTGGATTTTGGGTCCGTGCAGTAGATGGTGAGCTGAAAGTCACCTCTATTAAAACCAGGCACAACCATCCTTGCACAGAAGGATATATTTCTGTCTACCCATCGAGACGACAGTTGACGTCAAGTGAACGCTTATATTTAATAACGTTTCTATTGAGTAATACGTCGACTCGCAGCTTACGGCATCTGGTTTCTTGGAAGTTCCGTAACCAACTTACCAAGGACGATATCGCCAAAATGCGTTCACAGTTGTACCCAAGTTGTTGAACTTACATTGTAAGTAATTGAGTTTAGATACTAAAAGTATAAATGACATTTTACAGCGCGTTCAAGCAAACACTGAAGTTAAAGTATTCAGTGAACGTTAGCAAATGTCTATGATTTGCTATCTGAGAGGTAGTATGTAGTGACTCGACTTATCAGATCAACAAAGTTGGGTAAATAACGATTAGTAGTAAATTTATCATAAAGTTTTCCACTGTTCCAGCTAGTGATGACTTATAATCTTGGGCAAAGACACACTGTTATGTATGCTATTTGCAGGCAAGAATGACGCGAAAATGTCGTAAGACTATTGGAATGCTTTAAAGACATAACGTGCGGTACTTATGATACACGCATTTTCGTTATGTATTCAGCAGCGACCGAAATTTCAGCAGTGAAGTCTACGCACAGTCATTCTAACGTAGTACTTTGTTCATTCCATGTCTTAAGAACATTTTTCAGGAAAGTATGTGTTAGTTgtacaaattattttctgtaGTTCCGAAATTCTGATGTACGCAAATGCTTGGAACATCTCGTGAAGACTAGACGGTCTGACATCTGAGCTTCGCTTTTCATAACGCATTATATTCAGATTCACTCAGAAGTACGAACATCCAAGAACCCATTTCCTTCGGGCGTATGATTATATAAAAGATTACTGAATTGCCCGGAAGTCAATGTTGGTTTGCTGTTACAGCGAAATGTTATAAGCCTAGGCAACTACACAAACAACCGTGTCGAAAGTGCTCATAAACACATAAAAGAATGTCTCAGAAGACGTGATTCTTTGTTATTTACGTTCAGAGAAATTTGGAGTAAAACAGACACTGACCTACGTTTGCGTTCATTTGACGCTGTGAAGGATCTTCAACGTTGACCAATTCTTCAGGTAAGAAATATAGTCTAATGTATCATTAATTACAGGTTCCAATGTCATTTCAAATTCTTTTAAATGAGTTGACATCTCTTGCAGCTAAAATTGTAACTGAAAATTCTGTATGCACATTCTGGGGATCTAATTCGCGGAGGTAAGTGTTTTTTTCACTTTAAGATTTCTAGACTTATTTCGGCATAGCAGCCGGTGGACAAGTAAATACATAAAGCTGCTTGCTGGTTAGCAGTAAAACTAGAACCGGCTCGTCGTAGATTAGCAACATATACGCTAAGAGATTCATTCCAATTTGCTGATAGACTAAATCATACGAATGTTGCCGACAAGTTCATGGTCTCTTTTGATGTAACATCCCTGTTCACCAATACACCACTTTTTGAAACTATCGATTTAATTTGTCAGAATGGTGATCTCCTACCTTTAACAGCCCCAGAATTCAAAAACCTACTACTGATGTGCACAACAGATGTTCAATTCCAGTTCAATAACACCATATATCGCCAAATCGATGGCATAGCAATGGGAAGCCCACTAGGTCCAATTATGGCAGATATTTTTATGGGTTATCTTGAAAACACGGTACTTAAGCAGACAATTAGTGAAACAACGGAATACTCCAGATATGTGGACAACACAATTATTATCTGTAACAATAATCAGTATGCAATCCACCTGCTAAAACTTTTCAATAACGCTCACAACAACATACATTTCACTATGGAGCACGAACAGAACGACATGctccactttcttgatgttgccGTAAAACGCAGGGGAGACGGGACAGTCCAACGTTCAGTCTATAGAAAAAGTAATTGGAATGGCATTTACctgaattttaatagtttttgtccaattagttacaagaaggcattggttaaaacactattttacatTGTAGAAAAGATATGTACCACCGACAAACTGGAAGAAGAATTAATGAACGTAGAAAAATGTCCAAAAGACAACTTTTATCCACAaaatttattaacaaatatGAAAATCCCAAAGAAAACAAGACGGAAATAACTACGGTCAATAAAAAGCCagtatatataaattttaaCTTTAAAAGTGATAACGTCGCACAAATAATCAACAGGAGAATGAACACTGCTctagccagaacttatccggcTGCTAAACTTTTAACtctctataaaacaacatgttcaagaACCCAATCAAAGATCGACAAGCAAacctttcatgttaccgccaactgtatttataaatttacgtgtacctgccaaagcagctacatcgaCCGAACGGAAAAGAGagcatatcttagattttttgaacatgttccaaaaagtcttagaACAAGGGAGAGAAAGGCTCTGAACAGTGCAATCTCCAAACATCTCCCTGATACAGGACTTCAGGTAGAAACCTTAAAATCATTTAAGGTGATTAGTAAACAACCAAAccccagtcttctgaagtttgctgaagccattgccatcGGTCGTCAAAAACCTGaactatgtattcaaaaggagacgaTGGTTaacctgtagtggcattggacaatagccacacaatccacaaagctgtgaacacgagactactcagaaaatagatattcaatatttaactcggggaaatacctaacaatggagaaggcgcgaacaaggaattgaatggactgggtttgatcggatggcatggctcgtccatgcaggcgtggtccatctcagtgttactttatatcttctattcatattaaatatattgttctttctctagcctaaccttgttctacatcatgtattggtaattgatacgatacagtgagttggtgtagtcgatggtgtgacttccacgtaagatcttatagattaggcagttatatcatgacaaatctacaaatttaggattaggtctattataagagcagtactaatatcatagtagaccataattctacaaatctttccttgccctggtgacaaatattccttcactgcaccttaaaattttttttcttttgcatttattacatcattgattttattcaacaatctttgaaattaataatctttcaactgaactctactcactatattcctatgattgttattcattatgtaatcaattgtttctaacccacttttgaactgttgtcacagttaatgttgtagaatattctttcacattaggtatatatttacaatattcagtaagcaatttaaacccattatgcaattatgatttttaaatatcacaggttgtaagcagctgacgagaacctaagaaataaaatgaattcatgctattctgctagaatctttattTGGAACgacaaatttatttttgttctttTGATAAAGTCATGACGATACAGATTTTcaattaagtaaatgatttgtcTTACACGTCGTACATTCTAAATTAGGTAGTCTTAACGTGACGTATCTATAATTTGAGGATTAGATCTATTATTATAGCAATTCTAATAACGAGCATAGACTATGATTTTACGGGCTTTTGCGTCTTCGTTGAATATAATTCCAAATTATAGAACTACATTTTCAATATCTGATACCCTGTCTTTACTCATTGTTGCTGTTTATAACTCCGTTATCTCACTGTTATCGTGTTCGATAAGTTGTTCATGCCTAGTGGTCTCTCATTTATTTTTCGTGTCTACCACTTTCCCGATTTGTCTGAGAAAATCTCGCAATAATGTTTCATGCATCCTTTTGGTTGCGACGAGAGGATATTGTACTGTACATACATTAACTTCCACTAAGCAGTTCTTAAACCCTTAAGTTTTTGGTGACTGTCCACGCACGGTCTGTATTGACAACGTACACGGCCTAATGTTTTTACAGTGTCTTTCGTATTTTGGCGATATAGCCACGCCTGCGCCAGGTAAACGAATCTCTGTTCAACCGCAATTTTTTACATTCTTCTCCTATCGACTAACCCGACAATCTTAATAGTCTTTCTAAGGATAAAGTACATTTTGTAACGTCTAAATAACTAATGTTACCGAGTTCATGCGCAACTGCTTCAGCAGTGTCCAACATTCTCGCACTCAGAGCATCCATCATTCACACACGTGCCTCTTCTTATCTCCACCACTCGTCGTAGGTCCCCAAAATACTCTCCTACGGAGACTGATGGCTCATTGTTGTCTGGTAACAATGATACGGTTAAGCTCGTCAGCTCTCAAGCTGCTCTAGTCATTTCTATGATATTCATAATTTATACTGCATTCGCCAGTTGAGGCTGTTTTCCTACAATTTTAGTGACACTCCTGAGGAGTTGGAAAGTCAATATCTACTTTCATTTCCTGTACAATGCCAGTAACGAACGGCATAGCAAGTCAGTCGACGAAGAGGCTAATATAAGCAGATTCCCGTTTGGTGCGAGACTAATGTCTCTGAACATCTAAGACGTCACATGCCGATCAGCTGCGTTCTCAAACTTCGTCGGTATCCGAGAAGCGATGGTATTCCAAAAAATTTTCTCGTCCACAAGTGCAACTCAGCTAAAAGCCATCGTAACCCCTGTAATCATTACTGCTTCCAACACTGTCACTTTCGTTCGCAGCTACGTCATAACGATTAGCTCCATTGTGACCTCAAACCTCCTGAGGCTGTTTCCAATATCTCCATCTGCAAATGGATATAGCGAGAGCAATCTCAACTCGACCTTGACAGCAGAAACCAAATGCAAAGAAGAAAGAGACAAGAGGAAGGCATATTCGTTAAGGGAAGTTAGGAAGTATCTAATTTTTAGGCATACATagctgtagtggcattggacaatagccacacaatccacaaagctgtgaacacgagactactcagaaaatagatattcaatatttaactcggggaaatacctaacaatggagaaggcgcgaacaaggaattgaatggactgggtttgatcggatggcatggctcgtccatgcaggcgtggtccatctcagtgttactttatatcttctattcatattaaatatattgttctttctctagcctaaccttgttctacatcatgtattggtaattgatacgatacagtgagttggtgtagtcgatggtgtgacttccacgtaagatcttatagattaggcagttatatcatgacaaatctacaaatttaggattaggtctattataagagcagtactaatatcatagtagaccataattctacaaatctttccttgccctggtgacaaatattccttcactgcaccttaaaattttttttcttttgcatttattacatcattgattttattcaacaatctttgaaattaataatctttcaactgaactctactcactatattcctatgattgttattcattatgtaatcaattgtttctaacccacttttgaactgttgtcacagttaatgttgtagaatattctttcacattaggtatatatttacaatattcagtaagcaatttaaacccattatgcaattatgatttttaaatatcacaggttgtaagcagctgatgagaacctaagaaataaaatgaattcatgctattctgctagaatctttattTGGAACgacaaatttatttttgttctttTGATAAAGTCATGACGATACAGATTTTcaattaagtaaatgatttgtcTTACACGTCGTACATTCTAAATTAGGTAGTCTTAACGTGACGTATCTATAATTTGAGGATTAGATCTATTATTATAGCAATTCTAATAACGAGCATAGACTATGATTTTACGGGCTTTTGCGTCTTCGTTGAATATAATTCCAAATTATAGAACTACATTTTCAATATCTGATACCCTGTCTTTACTCATTGTTGCTGTTTATAACTCCGTTATCTCACTGTTATCGTGTTCGATAAGTTGTTCATGCCTAGTGGTCTCTCATTTATTTTTCGTGTCTACCACTTTCCCGATTTGTCTGAGAAAATCTCGCAATAATGTTTCATGTATCCTTTTGGTTGCGACGAGAGGATATTGTACTGTACATACATTAACTTCCACTAAGCAGTTCTTAAACCCTTAAGTTTTTGGTGACTGTCCACGCACGGTCTGTATTGACAACGTACACGGCCTAATGTTTTTACAGTGTCTTTCGTATTTTGGCGATATAGCCACGCCTGCGCCAGGTAAACGAATCTCTGTTCAACCGCAATTTTTTACATTCTTCTCCTATCGACTAACCCGACAATCTTAATAGTCTTTCTAAGGATAAAGTACATTTTGTAACGTCTAAATAACTAATGTTACCGAGTTCATGCGCAACTGCTTCAGCAGTGTCCAACATTCTCGCACTCAGAGCATCCATCATTCACACACGTGCCTCTTCTTATCTCCACCACTCGTCGTAGGTCCCCAAAATACTCTCCTACGGAGACTGATGGCTCATTGTTGTCTGGTAACAATGATACGGTTAAGCTCGTCAGCTCTCAAGCTGCTCTAGTCATTTCTATGATATTCATAATTTATACTGCATTCGCCAGTTGAGGCTGTTTTCCTACAATTTTAGTGACACTCCTGAGGAGTTGGAAAGGCAATATCTACTTTCATTTCCTGTACAATGCCAGTAACGAACGGCGTAGCAAGTCAGTCGACGAAGAGGCTAATATAAGCAGATTCCCGTTTGGTGCGAGACTAATGTCTCTGAACATCTAAGACGTCACATGCCGATCAGCTGCGTTCTCAAACTTCGTCGGTATCCGAGAAGCGATGGTATTCCAAAAATTTTCTCGTCCACAAGTGCAACTCAGCTAAAAGCCATCGTAACCCCTGTAATCATTACTGCTTCCAACACTGTCACTTTCGTTCGCAGCTACGTCATAACGATTAGCTCCATTGTGACCTCAAACCTCCTGAGGCTGTTTCCAATATCTCCATCTGCAAATGGATATAGCGAGAGCAATCTCAACTCGACCTTGACAGCAGAAACCAAATGCAAAGAAGAAAGAGACAAGAGGAAGGCATATTCGTTAAGGGAAGTTAGGAAGTATCTAATTTTTAGGCATACATagctgtagtggcattggacaatagtcacacaatccacaaagctgtgaacacgagactactcagaaaatagatattcaatatttaactcggggaaatacctaacaatggagaaggcgcgaacaaggaattgaatggactgggtttgatcggatggcatggctcgtccatgcaggcgtggtccatctcagtgttactttatatcttctattcatattaaatatattgttctttctctagcctaaccttgttctacatcatgtattggtaattgatacgatacagtgagttggtgtagtcgatggtgtgacttccacgtaagatcttatagattaggcagttatatcatgacaaatctacaaatttaggattaggtctattataagagcagtactaatatcatagtagacgaTTATTCTACATGGCCTACAACCATCCGTTTTCATCTTTCAATATGTTTTGccattcaaactgtcttctctGGTACTCAAATGTTTTCCCGATGAAGTGAAACTCTTCACACAGTCTGACGACTTGTGCGAGTTCAACGCTACGTCCCACCGTATACGACTTTTAAAAATTCTTGTAAACACTGTTTACGACACCATAACACAGTTTAAATGT
This window encodes:
- a CDS encoding hypothetical protein (EggNog:ENOG410IPVU~COG:S), whose amino-acid sequence is MLFQEDVAYINPIQYSNTTGRVRAYGELSSELITSSGVRQGCPLSPFLFNFVVDVLLEITLSSSKFPGVELLPGGSLVDLEYADDIVLFGEEADKMQSLLTTLSNNASLFGMRFFPSKCKMLLQDWVTSTPELVIGSEVVECVDRFTYLGSLISPCGLVCDEISARIQKARLAFTNLRHLWRRRDIRLSTKGRVYCTAVRSVLLYGSET